One segment of Pempheris klunzingeri isolate RE-2024b chromosome 20, fPemKlu1.hap1, whole genome shotgun sequence DNA contains the following:
- the st6galnac1.1 gene encoding alpha-N-acetylgalactosaminide alpha-2,6-sialyltransferase 1.1, giving the protein MGLRITRTFSFLLVLSSAIVLFILLWGNLSVNISRAEFSPKTIFRGENRFSDSEIQVLDINRNGTLPPAVFTTAQQAKIAVSIQPNPVTKLKTNQSRGVTRSGVGETPITVIYRRSFKKLPQWDFEDVYNQDAPPRQTTCAQSLRNSEDESFKKAFLPNIRLFLHKDSINMSEWNRLSHFNNPFGFMDYQYDRVMTSVKLIPKPKEPLLSPGSDGCVRCAVVGTGGILNGSRKGKEIDAHDYVFRMNAAVTKGYEEDVGNRTSVYVHTAHSINSSPYMFRKYGYRGAPNDEGIKYVLIPEGMRDFNWLEGLLKDERVSAGPYRNKRPRTYYGGQFNESRFYVLHQDFLRYVRNRFLRSRNLNTKHWAIVRPTNGAFALFLALQTCDTVDAYGFMTEDYKKYSNYYVQRYAKTHVVFYINHDYNLEKNTWKKLHDSKVLQLYQGKDTDTGTEKQKQL; this is encoded by the exons ATGGGGCTCCGAATCACCAGgactttttctttcctgcttgTGCTCTCATCTGCCattgtgcttttcattttattatggGGAAATTTGTCAGTAAACATCAG CAGGGCTGAGTTCTCACCAAAGACAATATTCAGAGGTGAAAACAGGTTCTCGGACAGTGAAATCCAGGTCTTGGATATAAACAGGAATGGGACTCTACCACCTGCTGTGTTCACCACAGCACAGCAAGCAAAAATTGCAGTTTCCATACAACCAAACCCAGTGACAAAGCTAAAAACGAATCAATCCAGAGGCGTTACACGCAGCGGTGTAGGTGAGACTCCCATTACCGTCATCTACAGGAGATCCTTCAAGAAGCTTCCTCAGTGGGATTTTGAGGATGTTTATAACCAGGATGCCCCACCCAGACAGACA ACATGTGCCCAGTCTCTGCGAAACTCTGAAGATGAGAGCTTCAAGAAGGCTTTCCTCCCCAACATACGCCTGTTTCTTCACAAAGACAGCATCAACATGAGCGAGTGGAACCGGCTCTCACATTTTAACAATCCTTTCGGTTTTATGGATTACCAGTACGACA GGGTGATGACTTCAGTGAAGTTGATTCCAAAGCCAAAGGAGCCGCTACTCTCTCCAGGCAGCGATGGGTGTGTGCGGTGTGCTGTGGTGGGCACTGGGGGGATCCTCAATGGCTCTAGAAAGGGGAAAGAGATCGATGCGCACGATTACGTCTTCCG GATGAACGCTGCAGTCACTAAAGGTTACGAGGAAGATGTCGGAAACAGAACATCGGTGTATGTTCACACGGCCCATTCCATCAATTCGTCGCCATATATGTTCAGGAAGTACGGATACAGAGGTGCCCCTAATGATGAG GGTATAAAATATGTGCTGATTCCAGAGGGGATGAGGGATTTCAATTGGCTCGAGGGTCTTCTCAAAGACGAAAGGGTCTCTGCTGGCCCATATCGAAACAAACG GCCAAGGACGTACTATGGCGGGCAGTTCAATGAGAGTCGCTTCTATGTTCTGCACCAGGATTTCCTCCGATACGTGCGGAACAG GTTCTTAAGGTCTCGTAATCTGAATACGAAACACTGGGCGATAGTCAGACCAACCAACGGGGCATTCGCTCTCTTCCTGGCTCTGCAGACGTGTGATACT gtggATGCATATGGATTCATGACTGAGGACTACAAAAAATACTCTAACTACTATGTTCAGAGGTATGCTAAAACCCATGTCGTTTTCTACATCAACCATGACTATAATCTGGAGAAAAATACATGGAAAAAGCTCCACGACAGCAAAGTACTTCAGCTTTATCAAGGAAAGGACACAGATACAGGGACAGAGAAGCAGAAGCAACTCTGA